The Bacteroidota bacterium genome includes a region encoding these proteins:
- a CDS encoding class I SAM-dependent methyltransferase: MQYDPVKRSLGSVFNKTPFLRILFYKMLDLLLLRSWHIHKELKKWAKGKLDSEQHIMDAGSGFGQYSYYLSSMSEKWKFLAVDVKEEQIADCNVFFKKIGRKNIRFQVQDLTKFKIDNHFNLVVCVDVMEHVLEDVEVFKNFHASLVPGGMVLISTPSDQGGSDVQEGDDSSFIEEHVRDGYNMEDIQVKLRSAGFQKTEARYAYGTPGKIAWRLSMKYPLQLLNISKAFFIILPFYYLLTFPFCLILNYLDTHSEHKTGTGLIVKAWK; the protein is encoded by the coding sequence ATGCAATACGATCCGGTAAAACGAAGTTTAGGAAGTGTATTTAATAAAACCCCTTTTTTAAGAATACTTTTTTATAAAATGCTTGACCTTTTATTATTAAGGTCGTGGCATATCCATAAAGAATTAAAAAAATGGGCGAAGGGAAAACTTGATTCCGAACAACATATCATGGATGCCGGTTCAGGTTTCGGACAATACTCCTATTATTTAAGTTCCATGAGTGAAAAATGGAAGTTTTTGGCAGTAGATGTAAAGGAAGAACAAATTGCAGATTGTAATGTGTTTTTCAAAAAGATAGGTAGAAAAAATATTCGTTTTCAGGTGCAAGACCTTACAAAATTTAAAATAGATAATCATTTTAATTTAGTTGTTTGTGTGGATGTTATGGAACACGTATTAGAAGATGTGGAAGTGTTTAAAAATTTTCACGCATCATTAGTTCCGGGTGGAATGGTATTGATCTCCACTCCTTCCGACCAAGGTGGATCTGATGTTCAGGAGGGAGATGATAGTTCATTTATTGAAGAACATGTGCGCGATGGATATAATATGGAAGATATTCAGGTGAAATTGCGCTCAGCCGGATTCCAAAAAACAGAGGCCAGATATGCATACGGAACTCCCGGCAAAATTGCCTGGCGATTATCGATGAAATATCCGCTGCAATTATTAAATATCTCCAAGGCATTTTTTATTATTTTACCATTTTATTATCTCCTCACATTCCCATTTTGTTTGATACTTAATTATCTGGATACGCATAGTGAACATAAGACGGGCACGGGATTGATTGTGAAGGCGTGGAAATGA